From one Lycium barbarum isolate Lr01 chromosome 6, ASM1917538v2, whole genome shotgun sequence genomic stretch:
- the LOC132645591 gene encoding acetyl-coenzyme A carboxylase carboxyl transferase subunit alpha, chloroplastic-like isoform X1: MATLSLAVGICGKGRNSEDLSSEFVPHLSLGSGFLTKRSYGLNLKDLGGPKVRTIKKFRIGAEIKKWKKHDYPWPGDIDPNTKTPLKYLSYFKPLDEKPKPVTLAFEKPLIDLEKQLIEVRRMAEDTGLDFTDQINALEAKYQQALKDLYTHLTPFQQLQIARHPNRPTVLDHILNMTEKWVELHGDRAGYDDPAMVTGIGSIEGRSYLFIGHQKGRNTKENIMRNFAMPTPHGYRKALRMMKYADHHGFPIVTFVDTPGAFADLRSEELGQGEAIAHNLRAMFGLKVPIITVVTGEGGSGGALAIGCANKMLMLENSAFYVASPEACAAILWKSSKAAPKAAEKLRITAQEHYRLRIADAIIPEPLGGAHADPFWASQQIKHAILEAMAELGRMNSEQLLHQRMLKFRYIGGFQEGIQVEPERKRNMKPSEANTRPADLESELANLRKKILEAQGPSDPITSQVLEKLQEDLDTELTKAFIAMGLEDKIKSLKLDLQRAPIPDQPLNKSLQEKADKIMQEFKQKLSQPGAYLGLKQKLHTVNMASRLIELKKKSDKLKTEVNQKIPTAVKAKIDRLKTASEKLKIGDSLDTNLAEEVEKAKKELEDVLRSANLEIVGMRKRMNVAAPPELGEEVAKVNDEMKEEIQRAVTRSGLSEKIEELKVEIVKDPSSEKVTELETEIREGIAAALSVTPVKEKVESLRQKLASLNKDDVESTAGAENGRWSN, encoded by the exons ATGGCCACCTTATCTCTAGCAGTTGGGATTTGTGGAAAAGGGAGAAATTCAGAGGACCTCAGTTCTGAATTTGTGCCGCACTTGTCTCTTGGGAGCGGGTTTCTTACCAAAAGGTCGTATGGCCTGAATTTGAAGGATTTGGGAGGTCCTAAAGTGAGGACGATAAAGAAATTTCGCATTGGTGCTGAAATAAAAAAGTGGAAGAAGCATGATTACCCGTGGCCTGGCGATATTGATCCAAACACTAAGACACCCTTAAAGTATCTTTCCTACTTTAAGCCTCTTGATGAGAAACCGAAACCAGTCACACTTGCCTTTGAAAAGCCATTGATTGATTTAGAGAAACAGCTAATTGAG GTACGTAGAATGGCTGAAGACACTGGATTGGATTTCACTGATCAGATTAATGCTTTGGAAGCCAAGTATCAGCAG GCCCTGAAGGATTTGTACACTCATTTGACACCCTTCCAACAACTCCAAATTGCTCGACACCCTAATAGACCAACTGTTCTAGATCATATACTAAATATGACAGAGAAG TGGGTAGAGCTCCATGGAGATCGGGCTGGGTATGATGATCCAGCGATGGTGACTGGCATTGGGAGCATTGAAGGTAGAAGTTACCTCTTCATTGGCCATCAGAAAGGTAGAAATACAAAAGAAAACATCATGCGGAACTTTGCAATGCCAACCCCTCATGG CTATAGAAAGGCTTTGAGAATGATGAAATATGCTGATCATCATGGCTTCCCTATTGTTACATTTGTAGACACTCCTGGGGCTTTTGCTGATTTAAGATCTGAAGAGCTAGGTCAG GGTGAGGCAATAGCCCACAATTTAAGGGCAATGTTTGGGCTTAAAGTTCCAATCATAACAGTTGTAACCGGTGAAGGTGGTTCAGGCGGTGCTCTTGCCATTGGATGTGCAAACAAGATGTTAATGTTGGAAAACTCAGCATTTTATGTTGCTAG TCCTGAAGCTTGTGCTGCAATATTATGGAAATCTTCAAAAGCAGCTCCAAAG GCAGCTGAGAAACTGAGGATCACAGCTCAGGAACATTACAGGCTCAGGATAGCGGATGCAATTATTCCT GAACCTCTCGGTGGTGCACATGCTGATCCTTTCTGGGCATCTCAGCAGATTAAACACGCTATTCTCGAAGCCATGGCG GAACTTGGAAGGATGAATTCTGAACAATTGCTTCACCAACGGATGCTTAAATTTCGTTATATTGGAGGTTTCCAAGAAGGCATTCAGGTTGAACCTGAAAGGAAGCGCAACATGAAGCCATCTGAGGCTAACACACGGCCTGCTGATTTGGAATCAGAGCTTGCAAATCTTAGGAAGAAGATTCTAGAAGCTCAGGGACCATCTGATCCCATTACTAGCCAAGTCCTTGAGAAGCTCCAAGAAGATCTAGACACTGAGTTAACTAAAGCATTCATAGCTATGGGCTTGGAGGATAAGATTAAATCTCTCAAATTAGATTTGCAAAGAGCTCCTATACCGGATCAACCACTTAACAAGTCCTTGCAGGAGAAAGCCGATAAGATTATGCAAGAATTTAAGCAAAAGTTATCACAACCTGGGGCGTATCTTGGTTTAAAGCAAAAGCTTCACACGGTGAACATGGCTAGCAGGCTCATCGAGCTGAAGAAAAAGAGTGATAAACTAAAAACTGAAGTTAATCAGAAAATTCCAACTGCTGTAAAAGCCAAGATAGACCGTTTAAAGACAGCTTCAGAAAAGCTAAAGATTGGGGATTCTTTGGATACAAATCTAGCGGAGGAAGTAGAAAAAGCTAAGAAAGAGCTGGAGGATGTTCTGAGGTCAGCCAACCTAGAAATAGTCGGCATGCGCAAAAGAATGAATGTTGCTGCTCCTCCAGAATTGGGAGAGGAGGTGGCTAAGGTAAATGATGAGATGAAGGAGGAGATTCAAAGAGCAGTGACTAGATCAGGTCTTAGTGAGAAGATTGAAGAGCTGAAGGTGGAGATTGTGAAGGACCCCAGCTCAGAAAAGGTAACAGAACTGGAAACCGAGATCAGGGAGGGGATTGCTGCTGCCCTCAGTGTCACACCAGTGAAGGAAAAAGTCGAAAGTTTGAGACAGAAACTGGCATCACTCAACAAAGATGATGTGGAAAGTACAGCTGGTGCAGAAAATGGAAGATGGTCAAACTAG
- the LOC132645591 gene encoding acetyl-coenzyme A carboxylase carboxyl transferase subunit alpha, chloroplastic-like isoform X2 has translation MNQVRRMAEDTGLDFTDQINALEAKYQQALKDLYTHLTPFQQLQIARHPNRPTVLDHILNMTEKWVELHGDRAGYDDPAMVTGIGSIEGRSYLFIGHQKGRNTKENIMRNFAMPTPHGYRKALRMMKYADHHGFPIVTFVDTPGAFADLRSEELGQGEAIAHNLRAMFGLKVPIITVVTGEGGSGGALAIGCANKMLMLENSAFYVASPEACAAILWKSSKAAPKAAEKLRITAQEHYRLRIADAIIPEPLGGAHADPFWASQQIKHAILEAMAELGRMNSEQLLHQRMLKFRYIGGFQEGIQVEPERKRNMKPSEANTRPADLESELANLRKKILEAQGPSDPITSQVLEKLQEDLDTELTKAFIAMGLEDKIKSLKLDLQRAPIPDQPLNKSLQEKADKIMQEFKQKLSQPGAYLGLKQKLHTVNMASRLIELKKKSDKLKTEVNQKIPTAVKAKIDRLKTASEKLKIGDSLDTNLAEEVEKAKKELEDVLRSANLEIVGMRKRMNVAAPPELGEEVAKVNDEMKEEIQRAVTRSGLSEKIEELKVEIVKDPSSEKVTELETEIREGIAAALSVTPVKEKVESLRQKLASLNKDDVESTAGAENGRWSN, from the exons ATGAACCAA GTACGTAGAATGGCTGAAGACACTGGATTGGATTTCACTGATCAGATTAATGCTTTGGAAGCCAAGTATCAGCAG GCCCTGAAGGATTTGTACACTCATTTGACACCCTTCCAACAACTCCAAATTGCTCGACACCCTAATAGACCAACTGTTCTAGATCATATACTAAATATGACAGAGAAG TGGGTAGAGCTCCATGGAGATCGGGCTGGGTATGATGATCCAGCGATGGTGACTGGCATTGGGAGCATTGAAGGTAGAAGTTACCTCTTCATTGGCCATCAGAAAGGTAGAAATACAAAAGAAAACATCATGCGGAACTTTGCAATGCCAACCCCTCATGG CTATAGAAAGGCTTTGAGAATGATGAAATATGCTGATCATCATGGCTTCCCTATTGTTACATTTGTAGACACTCCTGGGGCTTTTGCTGATTTAAGATCTGAAGAGCTAGGTCAG GGTGAGGCAATAGCCCACAATTTAAGGGCAATGTTTGGGCTTAAAGTTCCAATCATAACAGTTGTAACCGGTGAAGGTGGTTCAGGCGGTGCTCTTGCCATTGGATGTGCAAACAAGATGTTAATGTTGGAAAACTCAGCATTTTATGTTGCTAG TCCTGAAGCTTGTGCTGCAATATTATGGAAATCTTCAAAAGCAGCTCCAAAG GCAGCTGAGAAACTGAGGATCACAGCTCAGGAACATTACAGGCTCAGGATAGCGGATGCAATTATTCCT GAACCTCTCGGTGGTGCACATGCTGATCCTTTCTGGGCATCTCAGCAGATTAAACACGCTATTCTCGAAGCCATGGCG GAACTTGGAAGGATGAATTCTGAACAATTGCTTCACCAACGGATGCTTAAATTTCGTTATATTGGAGGTTTCCAAGAAGGCATTCAGGTTGAACCTGAAAGGAAGCGCAACATGAAGCCATCTGAGGCTAACACACGGCCTGCTGATTTGGAATCAGAGCTTGCAAATCTTAGGAAGAAGATTCTAGAAGCTCAGGGACCATCTGATCCCATTACTAGCCAAGTCCTTGAGAAGCTCCAAGAAGATCTAGACACTGAGTTAACTAAAGCATTCATAGCTATGGGCTTGGAGGATAAGATTAAATCTCTCAAATTAGATTTGCAAAGAGCTCCTATACCGGATCAACCACTTAACAAGTCCTTGCAGGAGAAAGCCGATAAGATTATGCAAGAATTTAAGCAAAAGTTATCACAACCTGGGGCGTATCTTGGTTTAAAGCAAAAGCTTCACACGGTGAACATGGCTAGCAGGCTCATCGAGCTGAAGAAAAAGAGTGATAAACTAAAAACTGAAGTTAATCAGAAAATTCCAACTGCTGTAAAAGCCAAGATAGACCGTTTAAAGACAGCTTCAGAAAAGCTAAAGATTGGGGATTCTTTGGATACAAATCTAGCGGAGGAAGTAGAAAAAGCTAAGAAAGAGCTGGAGGATGTTCTGAGGTCAGCCAACCTAGAAATAGTCGGCATGCGCAAAAGAATGAATGTTGCTGCTCCTCCAGAATTGGGAGAGGAGGTGGCTAAGGTAAATGATGAGATGAAGGAGGAGATTCAAAGAGCAGTGACTAGATCAGGTCTTAGTGAGAAGATTGAAGAGCTGAAGGTGGAGATTGTGAAGGACCCCAGCTCAGAAAAGGTAACAGAACTGGAAACCGAGATCAGGGAGGGGATTGCTGCTGCCCTCAGTGTCACACCAGTGAAGGAAAAAGTCGAAAGTTTGAGACAGAAACTGGCATCACTCAACAAAGATGATGTGGAAAGTACAGCTGGTGCAGAAAATGGAAGATGGTCAAACTAG